From the genome of Amycolatopsis sp. NBC_01488, one region includes:
- a CDS encoding type II secretion system F family protein, giving the protein MTPTALFLCAAALLIWPSNSAAARRFTWLTGTGNPEPRRWPSAVPPLATALGGVSTAVLVGGLPGAVAGTLVTATGWWAIRRTRRPRAPGIGIAAKLRLAGTLDLLAACLRAGLPVPSALDAVADTAPAEAGTALRSTAGLLALGSGPEEAWAPVQAVPGLGELAAAAIRTSRSGAAFATSAADLAGRFRDELATEAEERAERAGVALALPVGLCFLPAFFCLGVLPVVLGLAARLGPLF; this is encoded by the coding sequence ATGACCCCGACGGCACTCTTTCTCTGCGCTGCGGCGCTCCTCATCTGGCCGAGCAACTCGGCGGCAGCACGACGCTTCACCTGGCTGACCGGCACCGGAAACCCGGAGCCGCGCAGATGGCCGAGCGCGGTCCCACCCCTCGCAACGGCCTTGGGCGGCGTCTCGACGGCAGTTCTGGTCGGCGGCCTACCCGGCGCGGTCGCGGGCACCCTGGTCACCGCGACCGGATGGTGGGCGATCCGCCGCACCCGACGGCCGCGAGCACCGGGAATCGGCATAGCGGCCAAGCTGCGCCTCGCCGGCACGCTCGATCTCCTCGCGGCCTGCCTCCGCGCGGGACTACCGGTCCCGTCAGCCCTCGACGCGGTGGCCGACACCGCGCCGGCCGAGGCAGGCACGGCGCTGCGCTCGACCGCCGGCCTGCTCGCCCTCGGCTCCGGCCCGGAAGAGGCCTGGGCGCCGGTGCAGGCGGTCCCCGGCCTCGGCGAGCTGGCGGCCGCGGCCATCCGGACGTCCCGCTCGGGCGCGGCCTTCGCCACGTCGGCAGCCGACCTGGCCGGACGGTTCCGCGACGAGCTGGCCACCGAAGCGGAGGAACGCGCGGAACGAGCCGGAGTCGCTCTCGCACTGCCGGTCGGCCTGTGCTTCCTGCCCGCCTTCTTCTGCCTGGGCGTGCTGCCGGTCGTCCTCGGCCTGGCCGCACGTCTCGGCCCGCTCTTCTGA
- a CDS encoding DUF4244 domain-containing protein, giving the protein MRTFNHRPGSDDGSTTVEYAIVTVAVAAFAAVLYTLLTGDSVVSWLTSLVMKALTVPS; this is encoded by the coding sequence ATGCGCACGTTCAACCACCGGCCCGGCTCCGACGACGGGTCCACGACAGTCGAGTACGCGATCGTCACGGTCGCCGTCGCGGCTTTCGCGGCTGTCCTCTACACGTTGCTCACCGGCGACTCGGTGGTCTCCTGGCTCACGAGCTTGGTCATGAAGGCCCTGACGGTGCCGTCGTGA
- a CDS encoding TadE family type IV pilus minor pilin, producing the protein MTVEAAFGLAGLTVVTVLLIAGLTVLTSQLRCTDAAREAARLLARGQPEEAAAAVREIAPPGANLDIQQAGDAITVKVRAHPAGGLLPAIDLNATAYAMAEPGTGASGAG; encoded by the coding sequence GTGACGGTAGAAGCGGCCTTCGGACTGGCCGGTCTGACCGTGGTGACCGTCCTCTTGATCGCGGGCTTGACGGTGCTGACAAGCCAGCTGCGCTGCACAGACGCAGCCCGCGAAGCAGCGCGGCTCCTGGCCAGAGGCCAACCCGAGGAGGCAGCGGCGGCGGTCCGCGAGATAGCCCCACCAGGCGCGAACCTCGACATCCAGCAGGCAGGAGACGCCATAACGGTCAAGGTGAGAGCCCACCCGGCAGGAGGCCTGCTCCCGGCGATCGACCTGAACGCAACGGCGTACGCGATGGCCGAGCCGGGAACGGGGGCGTCCGGTGCAGGTTGA
- a CDS encoding Rv3654c family TadE-like protein — protein sequence MATIWTAMAVAALTGVAVLGFWLGAAVLARHRAETAADLGALAAASHAVEGPARACERARWIADRMAVSLLTCRWQRLDAFIEVQAPGLGFAGLPGPSARARAGPTGQPP from the coding sequence GTGGCCACCATCTGGACAGCGATGGCGGTCGCCGCGCTGACCGGGGTGGCGGTGCTCGGCTTCTGGCTGGGCGCCGCGGTCCTCGCCCGCCACCGAGCCGAGACGGCCGCCGACCTGGGCGCACTCGCCGCGGCCTCACACGCGGTGGAGGGCCCAGCCCGAGCGTGCGAGCGCGCGAGATGGATCGCCGACCGGATGGCGGTCAGCCTCCTGACCTGCCGTTGGCAGCGCCTGGACGCCTTCATCGAGGTCCAGGCGCCAGGCTTGGGTTTCGCCGGACTGCCCGGCCCATCAGCCAGGGCTCGTGCCGGACCGACCGGTCAGCCGCCCTGA
- a CDS encoding bifunctional DNA primase/polymerase — MLDANWPDSWRGAFRIELRAEAIGLAWRGWPVLPGVDPAPLGEGDDLTWRRPVPASDHWREQIGTHAHEVATWFSDRTHSLLVATGTVLDAIEVDDELGKRACRLLRALGHPAPIVAMPNGRWLFLTTVADHIPAELASVASIQWHGKDSWIPLPPSPFQHGVVHWRVKPEVCGWQLPDAAEVHDVLARALVGEQVPQLVQTTAA; from the coding sequence ATGTTGGACGCGAATTGGCCGGACAGCTGGCGGGGCGCCTTCCGCATCGAACTGCGGGCGGAGGCGATCGGTCTCGCCTGGCGTGGCTGGCCGGTGCTCCCGGGCGTCGACCCCGCTCCGCTCGGCGAAGGCGACGACCTCACCTGGCGCCGTCCGGTCCCGGCCAGTGACCACTGGCGCGAGCAGATCGGCACCCACGCCCACGAGGTCGCCACCTGGTTCTCCGACCGGACGCACAGCCTGCTCGTCGCCACCGGCACCGTGCTCGACGCCATCGAGGTCGACGACGAACTCGGCAAGCGCGCCTGCCGCCTGCTGCGCGCCCTCGGCCACCCCGCGCCCATCGTCGCGATGCCGAACGGCCGCTGGCTCTTCCTCACCACCGTCGCCGACCACATCCCGGCCGAGCTGGCTTCCGTCGCCTCGATCCAGTGGCACGGCAAGGACAGCTGGATCCCGCTCCCGCCCTCGCCGTTCCAGCACGGTGTCGTGCACTGGCGCGTGAAGCCCGAGGTGTGCGGCTGGCAGCTCCCCGACGCCGCCGAGGTGCACGACGTTCTCGCCCGCGCGCTCGTCGGCGAGCAGGTCCCGCAGCTGGTTCAGACCACCGCGGCCTGA
- a CDS encoding DEAD/DEAH box helicase, protein MTAGIPPREDPVTHVADLPGRAARSVPWPSWADPAVVAALRDCGVSLPWAHQAEAAAHAYAGRHVVISTGTASGKSLAYQLPVLSRLAAGEKANALYLSPTKALGADQLRSVSSLDVPGVRAASFDGDTPMVERDWVRAHANWVFTNPDMLHRGILSQHGRWAPFFRRLSCVVVDECHSYRGVFGSHVALLLRRLRRVAEHYGASPVFVLASATTASPASFASRLTGVPCEAVTEDASPRGARTVVLWEPPLLEELTGENGAPVRRSAGAETSRILADLVVEGARSLAFIRSRRGAELAALGARRILSEVDPALAETVAAYRSGYLPEERRALEAALLSGRLLGVATTNALELGVDIAGLDAVVLAGYPGTLASFWQQAGRAGRSGDSALVVFVARDDPLDTYLVHHPAALLDRPVETAVLDPANPYVLAPQLACAVAELPLTVPELEMFGGAAAQEVLTELAEQKLLRRRSSGWYWTSRDRPHAEVGIRGTGGEQIAVVESDSGRMLGTVDPGSACFAVHPGAVYLHQGSSYVVDELDLDQGLAMVHAENPDWTTTPREIVDIAVLSTQEKQEFGGVSVCLGEVAVTSQVVGYLRRRPSGEVLDSTPLDLPEQSLHTRAVWYTISAELLGTESGRRGSRASGAGGSGDSGTSGGSGVLAGSAAGGSGVSGDGEAGTGGHRVGTESAGPVGTGEETLASGRGSAHEGGRAPGGAGLVPARVPGALHAAEHAAIGLLPLFATCDRWDIGGVSTAWHEDTGEATVFVHDGHPGGAGFAERGYAAIVPWLAATREAIVSCECPTGCPSCVQSPKCGNGNDPLDKAGAVAVLETVLGALRLHGA, encoded by the coding sequence GTGACCGCCGGCATCCCGCCGCGCGAGGACCCGGTCACGCACGTCGCGGACCTGCCGGGACGCGCCGCGCGGTCCGTGCCGTGGCCGTCGTGGGCCGATCCGGCGGTGGTGGCCGCGCTGCGTGACTGCGGCGTCTCGCTGCCGTGGGCGCACCAGGCGGAGGCGGCCGCGCACGCGTACGCGGGCAGGCACGTCGTGATCTCGACGGGCACGGCGTCGGGCAAGTCGCTGGCCTACCAGCTGCCGGTGCTGTCGCGGCTGGCCGCGGGCGAAAAGGCGAACGCGCTGTACCTGTCACCGACCAAGGCGCTGGGGGCGGACCAGCTGCGGTCCGTGTCCTCTTTGGACGTGCCGGGCGTCCGGGCCGCGTCGTTCGACGGGGACACGCCGATGGTGGAGCGCGACTGGGTGCGCGCGCACGCGAACTGGGTGTTCACCAACCCGGACATGCTGCACCGCGGGATCCTTTCGCAGCACGGGCGGTGGGCGCCGTTCTTCCGGCGGCTCTCTTGCGTGGTGGTCGACGAGTGCCACAGCTACCGCGGTGTCTTCGGCTCGCACGTCGCGTTGTTGCTTCGCCGGCTTCGGCGCGTAGCCGAGCACTACGGCGCTTCGCCGGTGTTCGTGCTCGCTTCGGCAACGACGGCTTCGCCTGCTTCGTTTGCTTCGCGGCTCACCGGGGTTCCGTGTGAGGCGGTGACCGAGGATGCCTCACCGCGCGGCGCACGGACGGTCGTGTTGTGGGAGCCGCCATTGCTCGAAGAGCTGACCGGGGAGAACGGCGCGCCGGTCCGGCGTTCGGCGGGCGCGGAGACGTCCCGGATCCTGGCCGACCTCGTCGTCGAAGGCGCGCGGTCGCTGGCGTTCATCCGGTCGCGGCGGGGCGCGGAGCTGGCCGCGCTGGGAGCGCGTCGCATTCTGTCCGAAGTGGACCCGGCGCTTGCGGAAACCGTTGCGGCATATAGGTCTGGCTACTTGCCCGAGGAGCGTCGCGCGTTGGAGGCGGCGTTGCTGTCGGGTCGGCTGCTGGGCGTCGCGACGACCAACGCCTTGGAGCTCGGCGTCGACATCGCGGGGCTGGACGCCGTGGTGCTGGCCGGCTATCCGGGCACGCTCGCGTCGTTCTGGCAGCAGGCCGGCCGGGCGGGTCGTTCGGGTGATTCGGCGCTGGTGGTGTTCGTCGCGCGGGACGACCCGCTGGACACGTACCTGGTGCACCACCCGGCGGCGCTGCTCGACCGCCCGGTCGAGACGGCGGTGCTCGACCCGGCGAACCCGTACGTGCTGGCGCCGCAACTCGCGTGCGCGGTGGCCGAGCTGCCGCTGACCGTCCCCGAACTGGAGATGTTCGGCGGCGCGGCGGCGCAGGAAGTGCTGACGGAACTGGCGGAGCAGAAGCTGCTCCGGCGCAGGTCGAGCGGCTGGTATTGGACGTCACGGGACAGGCCGCACGCCGAGGTCGGCATCCGCGGAACGGGCGGCGAGCAGATCGCGGTCGTCGAGTCGGACTCCGGGCGGATGCTGGGAACGGTCGACCCGGGATCAGCCTGCTTCGCGGTGCACCCCGGCGCGGTGTACCTGCACCAGGGGTCGTCGTACGTCGTCGACGAACTGGACCTCGACCAGGGCCTGGCGATGGTCCACGCGGAGAACCCGGACTGGACGACGACGCCGCGCGAGATCGTGGACATCGCGGTGCTGAGCACGCAGGAGAAGCAGGAGTTCGGCGGAGTGAGCGTGTGCCTGGGCGAGGTGGCGGTGACCTCCCAGGTGGTCGGCTACCTGCGACGGCGCCCGTCGGGTGAGGTGCTGGATTCGACACCCCTCGACCTGCCGGAGCAGAGCCTGCACACGCGGGCGGTCTGGTACACGATTTCGGCCGAGTTGCTCGGGACCGAGAGCGGGCGGCGTGGTTCGCGGGCTTCGGGTGCCGGTGGTTCGGGTGACTCCGGGACTTCGGGTGGTTCTGGTGTCTTGGCCGGTTCCGCGGCGGGCGGCTCGGGGGTTTCAGGCGATGGCGAGGCGGGGACCGGGGGCCATCGGGTGGGGACCGAATCTGCGGGGCCGGTGGGGACCGGGGAGGAGACCCTGGCGAGCGGTCGGGGGTCCGCTCACGAGGGTGGCAGGGCACCGGGGGGTGCCGGATTGGTTCCGGCACGGGTCCCCGGTGCCCTGCATGCCGCCGAGCACGCGGCGATCGGCCTGCTACCGCTGTTTGCTACGTGCGACCGGTGGGACATCGGCGGGGTGAGTACCGCGTGGCACGAAGACACCGGGGAGGCGACGGTGTTCGTGCATGACGGCCATCCCGGGGGTGCGGGATTTGCCGAACGCGGTTATGCCGCGATTGTCCCGTGGCTGGCCGCAACGCGGGAGGCGATCGTCTCCTGCGAGTGCCCGACGGGATGCCCGTCCTGCGTCCAGTCGCCGAAGTGCGGGAACGGCAACGATCCGCTGGACAAGGCGGGTGCGGTGGCTGTTCTGGAAACCGTGCTCGGGGCGTTGCGTCTACACGGCGCCTAG
- a CDS encoding sodium-translocating pyrophosphatase codes for MSRQFLAEGGSITLSGGGYTIVGVVAVVALAALVIGYVLLKEVLAAGQGTAKMQDIAKAVQEGAAAYLKRQRNTLAIFGVIVFLLLFALPADDWNEKIGRSIFFLVGAAFSFAIGYLGMWLATQANLRVAAASREEGGREVAMRVAFRTGGVVGMITVGLGLFGAAVVVLVYTGQAPKVLEGFGFGAALIAMFMRVGGGIFTKAADVGADLVGKVEQGIPEDDPRNAATIADNVGDNVGDCAGMAADLFESYAVMLVAALILGSTAFGVHGLIFPLIVPAIGVITAVIGVYITKARAGEGGLVTINRSFYISAVISAVLSAIAAFVYLPSSFSDFGAGFENSGNPAVIATVAVIIGIVLAAVILKLTGYYTGTEYKPVKDVAQTSETGGATVILSGISVGFESAVYTALVIGAAVFGAYLLGGGVALFAVALAGTGLLTTVGVIVAMDTFGPVSDNAQGIAEMSGDVDEKAAQILTELDAVGNTTKAITKGIAIATAVLAATALFGSYSDAITKTLAGMGNGVVTGVDAAKSFVNAIVSPNTLVGVIIGAAVVFMFSGLAVNAVSRAAGAVVYEVRRQFRDIPGIMEGTTRPEYGKVVDIVTRDSLRELTTPGLLAVFAPIAVGFGLGTGALAGYLAGAIACGTLMAIFLANSGGAWDNAKKLVEDGNHGGKGSSAHEATIIGDTVGDPFKDTAGPAINPLIKVMNLVSVLIAPAVVQFSIGPDENAAVRIIISLVAVAIIVAAIVVSKRRGTVLSDTPTEIKA; via the coding sequence ATGTCACGGCAGTTCCTCGCGGAGGGCGGGTCCATCACGCTCTCCGGAGGTGGCTACACGATTGTCGGTGTAGTCGCCGTGGTCGCGCTTGCCGCACTCGTCATCGGCTACGTCCTGCTCAAGGAGGTGCTGGCCGCAGGCCAGGGCACCGCCAAGATGCAGGACATCGCCAAGGCGGTGCAGGAAGGCGCGGCCGCTTACCTCAAGCGGCAGCGGAACACCCTCGCCATTTTCGGCGTGATCGTGTTCCTCCTGCTCTTCGCACTTCCCGCCGACGACTGGAACGAGAAGATCGGCCGTTCGATCTTCTTCCTGGTCGGCGCGGCGTTCTCGTTCGCGATCGGGTACCTCGGCATGTGGCTGGCGACGCAGGCGAACCTGCGCGTGGCCGCCGCGTCGCGCGAGGAAGGCGGCCGTGAGGTCGCCATGCGCGTGGCGTTCCGCACCGGTGGCGTGGTCGGCATGATCACCGTCGGCCTCGGCCTGTTCGGTGCCGCGGTCGTCGTGCTGGTCTACACCGGCCAGGCGCCGAAGGTGCTCGAGGGCTTCGGCTTCGGCGCCGCGCTGATCGCGATGTTCATGCGTGTCGGCGGCGGCATCTTCACCAAGGCCGCCGACGTCGGCGCGGACCTGGTCGGCAAGGTCGAGCAGGGCATCCCGGAGGACGACCCGCGCAACGCGGCGACCATCGCGGACAACGTGGGCGACAACGTCGGCGACTGCGCCGGCATGGCCGCGGACCTCTTCGAGTCCTACGCCGTCATGCTGGTCGCCGCGCTGATCCTGGGCAGCACCGCCTTCGGCGTGCACGGCCTGATCTTCCCGCTGATCGTGCCGGCCATCGGTGTCATCACCGCGGTCATCGGTGTCTACATCACCAAGGCACGCGCCGGTGAGGGCGGTCTCGTCACGATCAACCGCTCCTTCTACATCTCCGCGGTCATCTCCGCGGTGCTGTCGGCGATCGCGGCGTTCGTGTACCTGCCGAGCAGCTTCTCCGACTTCGGCGCGGGCTTCGAGAACTCGGGCAACCCGGCGGTCATCGCGACCGTCGCGGTGATCATCGGCATCGTGCTCGCCGCGGTCATCCTGAAGCTGACGGGCTACTACACCGGCACCGAGTACAAGCCGGTCAAGGACGTCGCGCAGACGTCGGAGACCGGCGGCGCGACCGTCATCCTCTCCGGCATCTCGGTCGGTTTCGAGTCCGCCGTCTACACCGCGCTGGTCATCGGCGCGGCCGTGTTCGGCGCGTACCTCCTCGGTGGCGGCGTCGCGCTGTTCGCCGTGGCCCTGGCCGGTACCGGCCTGCTGACCACCGTCGGCGTCATCGTCGCGATGGACACCTTCGGCCCGGTTTCGGACAACGCGCAGGGCATCGCCGAGATGTCGGGCGACGTCGACGAGAAGGCCGCGCAGATCCTCACCGAGCTGGACGCGGTGGGCAACACCACCAAGGCCATCACCAAGGGCATCGCGATCGCGACCGCCGTCCTCGCGGCGACCGCGCTCTTCGGCTCCTACTCGGACGCGATCACGAAGACGCTGGCGGGCATGGGCAACGGCGTCGTCACCGGCGTCGACGCGGCCAAGTCGTTCGTGAACGCGATCGTCAGCCCGAACACGCTGGTCGGCGTGATCATCGGTGCGGCCGTGGTGTTCATGTTCTCGGGTCTGGCCGTCAACGCGGTCTCCCGCGCCGCCGGTGCGGTCGTGTACGAGGTCCGTCGCCAGTTCCGCGACATCCCGGGGATCATGGAGGGCACCACCCGCCCGGAGTACGGCAAGGTCGTCGACATCGTCACGCGCGACTCGCTGCGTGAGCTGACGACGCCGGGTCTGCTGGCGGTCTTCGCCCCGATCGCGGTCGGCTTCGGCCTGGGCACCGGCGCACTCGCCGGCTACCTGGCCGGCGCGATCGCCTGCGGCACCCTGATGGCGATCTTCCTCGCCAACTCCGGTGGCGCGTGGGACAACGCGAAGAAGCTGGTCGAGGACGGCAACCACGGTGGCAAGGGCTCGTCGGCGCACGAGGCCACCATCATCGGTGACACCGTGGGCGACCCGTTCAAGGACACCGCCGGCCCGGCGATCAACCCGCTGATCAAGGTGATGAACCTGGTCTCGGTGCTGATCGCGCCCGCCGTCGTCCAGTTCTCGATCGGTCCCGACGAGAACGCCGCGGTCCGCATCATCATCTCGCTGGTCGCGGTCGCCATCATCGTGGCGGCGATCGTGGTCTCGAAGCGCCGGGGGACGGTCCTGTCCGACACCCCGACGGAGATCAAGGCCTGA
- a CDS encoding S1 family peptidase, with translation MTRRLLGALLTAATATVLLGTAPASAATANFAGTVALSNCSGSVVKPAATPDTAPALVMSNGHCLETGFPGPGEVITNRSSSRTFTLLNANGGNAGTLRAKKIVYGTMTDTDVSLYQLTTTYAQIKSSYGISPLELSNAHPTAGAAIDVVSGYWKRIYSCSVDGFVYRLKEGSWTWKDSIRYTSACQTIGGTSGSPIVSGGKVVGVNNTGNEDGQRCTENNPCEVDQAGNVTVHYKTNYGQETYGIPACLTAANEIALTQAGCTLPRP, from the coding sequence ATGACCCGACGCCTCCTCGGCGCCCTGCTCACCGCCGCGACCGCCACAGTATTACTGGGGACCGCTCCGGCGAGCGCGGCCACGGCGAACTTCGCCGGCACGGTAGCCCTGTCCAACTGCTCGGGCTCGGTGGTCAAGCCCGCCGCGACGCCCGACACCGCCCCCGCGCTCGTCATGTCCAACGGGCACTGCCTCGAGACCGGCTTCCCCGGCCCCGGCGAGGTCATCACCAACCGGTCGTCCAGCCGGACGTTCACGCTGCTCAACGCGAACGGCGGCAACGCGGGCACGCTGCGGGCGAAGAAGATCGTCTACGGGACGATGACCGACACCGACGTGTCGCTCTACCAGCTCACCACCACCTACGCGCAGATCAAGTCGAGCTACGGGATCTCGCCGCTGGAGCTGTCCAACGCCCACCCCACGGCCGGCGCCGCGATCGACGTCGTCTCGGGCTACTGGAAGCGGATCTACTCCTGCAGCGTCGACGGCTTCGTCTACCGGCTGAAGGAGGGCAGCTGGACCTGGAAGGACTCGATCCGCTACACCTCCGCCTGCCAGACCATCGGGGGCACCTCGGGCTCGCCGATCGTCTCCGGCGGCAAGGTCGTCGGCGTGAACAACACCGGCAACGAGGACGGCCAGCGCTGCACGGAGAACAACCCGTGCGAGGTCGACCAGGCCGGGAACGTCACCGTGCACTACAAGACGAACTACGGCCAGGAGACCTACGGCATTCCCGCCTGCCTCACCGCGGCCAACGAAATCGCCCTCACGCAGGCCGGCTGCACCCTGCCCCGGCCCTGA
- the topA gene encoding type I DNA topoisomerase, producing MSGEQDSVAGARTKKNGASADNGAGHRRLVIVESPTKARKIAPYLGGGYVVESSVGHIRDLPRGAADVPAQYKGEAWARLGVDVDNGFKALYVVTPDKKSKVTELKSLLKDVDELYLATDPDREGEAIAWHLLETLKPKVPVRRMVFHEVTEQAILAAADSTRELDADLVDAQETRRILDRLYGYEVSPVLWKKVMPKLSAGRVQSVATRIVVERERERMRFTSASYWDISATMDAGEEASPRNFSARLVAVDGARLATGRDFGSDGQLKASNNEVRVLAEADARRLADALKQRDFKVSSVEEKPYTRKPYAPFMTSTLQQEAGRKMRFTSERTMRIAQKLYENGYITYMRTDSTTLSESAISAARSQATQLYGKEYVSPSPRQYTRKVKNAQEAHEAIRPSGEVFRTPGQVASELDTDEYRLYEMIWQRTIASQMADAKGTTMSVRIVGNATSGEECTFAASGRTITFAGFLKAYVEAVDTETGGEADDKQSRLPVLEKDQDLTASDLNPDGHTTSPPARYSEPSLVSKLEELGIGRPSTYASIIKTIQDRGYVWKKGSALVPSWVAFAVIGLMERHFERLVDYDFTAGMEDELDRIANGDEQRAQWLSKFYFGGDMGVDGSIGRLGGLKKLVEGSVEDIDAREINSIPLFSDANGHTVVVRVGRYGPYLEREVDGESQRANLPEDLPPDELSQEIAEKLFATPQEGRTLGVDPVSGHDIVAKEGRFGPYVTEVLPEIEIPEDATAAQKKTAKAKAPKPRTGSLFKSMDIETITLDDALKLLSLPRVVGKDPESGDEITAQNGRYGPYLKKGTDSRSLSTEDQLFSITLEEALKIYAEPKQRGRSATAKPPLKELGEDPVSKKPMVVKDGRFGPYVTDGEYNATLRKGDEIESLTSERASELLAEKRAKGPAPKRKAPARKPASTTAKTVKAGTSKTAKAAKSTTTKRSSTATKAK from the coding sequence ATGAGCGGAGAGCAGGACAGCGTGGCAGGAGCACGGACCAAGAAGAACGGAGCCTCGGCGGACAACGGCGCCGGGCACCGGCGGCTGGTCATCGTCGAGTCGCCGACGAAGGCCCGCAAGATCGCCCCCTACCTGGGCGGCGGTTACGTCGTCGAGTCCTCCGTCGGGCACATCCGCGACCTGCCGCGTGGAGCCGCCGACGTGCCCGCCCAGTACAAGGGCGAGGCCTGGGCGCGCCTCGGCGTCGACGTCGACAACGGCTTCAAGGCGCTCTACGTGGTCACCCCGGACAAGAAGTCCAAGGTGACCGAGCTCAAGAGCCTGCTCAAGGACGTCGACGAGCTCTACCTCGCCACGGACCCCGACCGCGAGGGCGAAGCCATCGCGTGGCACCTGCTCGAGACGCTCAAGCCGAAGGTCCCCGTCCGCCGGATGGTCTTCCACGAGGTCACCGAGCAGGCCATCCTCGCGGCCGCCGACTCGACCCGTGAGCTCGACGCCGACCTCGTCGACGCCCAGGAGACCCGCCGCATCCTCGACCGCCTCTACGGCTACGAGGTCTCGCCGGTGCTGTGGAAGAAGGTCATGCCGAAGCTTTCGGCGGGCCGCGTGCAGTCGGTGGCGACCCGGATCGTGGTCGAGCGCGAACGCGAGCGGATGCGCTTCACCTCGGCGTCTTACTGGGACATCTCCGCGACGATGGACGCGGGAGAGGAAGCTTCGCCGCGAAACTTCTCCGCCCGGCTCGTCGCCGTCGACGGGGCGCGCCTGGCCACCGGCCGCGACTTCGGTTCGGATGGGCAGCTCAAGGCGTCGAACAACGAAGTCCGCGTGCTCGCCGAGGCCGACGCGCGGCGCCTGGCCGACGCGCTGAAGCAGCGTGACTTCAAGGTTTCGAGCGTCGAGGAGAAGCCGTACACGCGGAAGCCGTACGCGCCCTTCATGACCTCGACGCTGCAGCAGGAGGCGGGCCGCAAGATGCGGTTCACCTCGGAGCGCACGATGCGGATCGCGCAGAAGCTGTACGAGAACGGCTACATCACCTATATGCGTACCGACTCCACGACGCTGTCGGAGTCGGCGATCTCGGCCGCGCGCAGCCAGGCCACGCAGCTGTACGGCAAGGAGTACGTCTCGCCGTCGCCGCGCCAGTACACGCGCAAGGTCAAGAACGCGCAGGAGGCGCACGAGGCGATCCGGCCGTCGGGCGAGGTCTTCCGCACGCCGGGCCAGGTCGCGAGCGAGCTGGACACCGACGAGTACCGCCTCTACGAGATGATCTGGCAGCGCACGATCGCGTCGCAGATGGCGGACGCCAAGGGCACCACGATGTCCGTGCGCATCGTCGGCAACGCGACTTCGGGCGAGGAATGCACCTTCGCCGCTTCGGGCCGCACGATCACCTTCGCGGGCTTCCTGAAGGCGTACGTCGAGGCCGTCGACACCGAGACCGGTGGCGAAGCGGACGACAAGCAGAGCCGCCTGCCGGTGCTGGAGAAGGACCAGGACCTCACCGCTTCGGACCTCAACCCGGACGGTCACACGACCTCGCCGCCGGCGCGGTACTCGGAGCCGAGCCTGGTCAGCAAGCTGGAAGAGCTGGGCATCGGCCGCCCGTCGACGTACGCGTCGATCATCAAGACCATCCAGGACCGCGGCTACGTCTGGAAGAAGGGCTCCGCGCTCGTTCCGTCGTGGGTCGCGTTCGCCGTGATCGGCCTGATGGAACGGCACTTCGAGCGGCTCGTCGACTACGACTTCACCGCCGGCATGGAGGACGAGCTCGACCGCATCGCCAACGGTGACGAGCAGCGCGCGCAGTGGCTGTCGAAGTTCTACTTCGGCGGCGACATGGGCGTCGACGGCTCGATCGGCCGCCTGGGCGGGCTGAAGAAGCTGGTCGAAGGCAGCGTCGAGGACATCGATGCGCGGGAGATCAACTCGATCCCGCTGTTCAGCGACGCCAACGGCCACACCGTCGTCGTCCGCGTCGGCCGCTACGGGCCGTACCTCGAGCGCGAGGTCGACGGCGAGTCGCAGCGGGCGAACCTGCCCGAGGACCTGCCGCCGGACGAGCTCTCGCAGGAGATCGCGGAGAAGCTGTTCGCGACTCCGCAGGAGGGCCGCACGCTGGGCGTCGACCCGGTGAGCGGGCACGACATCGTCGCGAAGGAAGGCCGCTTCGGGCCGTACGTGACCGAGGTGCTGCCGGAGATCGAGATCCCCGAGGACGCCACGGCCGCGCAGAAGAAGACCGCCAAGGCGAAGGCGCCGAAGCCGCGTACGGGTTCGCTGTTCAAGTCGATGGACATCGAGACCATCACGCTGGACGACGCGCTGAAGCTGCTTTCGCTGCCGCGCGTGGTCGGCAAGGACCCGGAGTCCGGTGACGAGATCACCGCGCAGAACGGGCGCTACGGGCCGTACCTGAAGAAGGGCACGGATTCGCGGTCGCTCTCGACCGAGGACCAGCTCTTCTCGATCACGCTCGAAGAAGCGCTGAAGATCTACGCGGAGCCGAAGCAGCGTGGGCGCTCCGCGACCGCGAAGCCGCCGCTCAAGGAACTCGGCGAGGACCCGGTGTCGAAGAAGCCGATGGTGGTCAAGGACGGGCGCTTCGGCCCGTACGTGACCGACGGCGAGTACAATGCGACGCTGCGGAAGGGCGACGAGATCGAGTCGCTGACCTCGGAACGGGCGTCCGAGTTGCTGGCGGAGAAGCGGGCGAAGGGCCCGGCGCCGAAGCGGAAGGCGCCGGCGCGCAAGCCGGCTTCGACGACGGCGAAGACGGTCAAGGCGGGCACGAGCAAGACCGCCAAGGCCGCGAAGTCCACCACGACGAAGCGCAGCTCGACCGCGACGAAGGCCAAGTAA